In the genome of Brachypodium distachyon strain Bd21 chromosome 3, Brachypodium_distachyon_v3.0, whole genome shotgun sequence, the window taattttcttttcttttaaataTGATTTCGTAAGGGTTGGTTGATTTTAATATATGGCATTGGTGTTCTCACAAAAAAGAGAATGAAAAATCAATCGGAAAGAAAAATCGTTTTAGAATTAAAAGGCGTGTGTGGAGGACAAGGGTGGCATCCGTTGTGATCTTAGGAAATGACGTACAACGTCCGTTACATCGCCACCAAACGGAGTAGATATCAAATTGTTTTTCtggtcaatttttttaactattccggtaaaaaaaatgtagaggCCGCTGCgattcttttcaaaaaaatgttttaagAAAATTGTAGAATTAAAATCATGGCCCGGTTGGGGAAATGGTGGCGATCGAGTGGCAAACATGTAGATACCTGGAAGAACATGTCCAAGAGACGAACCGAACCGCTTTCCACGCCCGCCTTCCTCCTTCCAGCTCCAGCCAGCCGCTTTTTCTCGCCCCTTTCCTCCCGCCCCTCTGATTGATCGCCGAAAAGAAGCTTTTGGCAGCGTtccgcttcaccgcggcatctCTAAAAGCACCCCatccgacgccgacgccacgCCCCGGAGCACTCACCAGACCCAACCTGCTCTCCTCACCTCACCTCAGCTCCCTCCCCACGTGCAAacgcggcgcggcgccggaggaaTCGATCGAcagaggaggcggcgatgaAGAAGTGCGCGtcggagctggagctggaggccTTCATCCGCGGccggggcgccgccgcggccgccgtcgccgagcaGAAGCCCGggcacgccgccgcggccgccgccggcacgcaCGGGCCGTTCGGGGtgttctccgccgccgacctcgccggctTCGGCTTCGCCGACTCGGTGAGTGCTCTTCATCTACGATCCCTAGCTTCCTTCGTGTTCTGCGGCAGAGGAACCAAGGAAGCTGGTGTGTGTACATCACAGTAAAGAATTAGTAATAAGTATACTGTTTAATTGGGCAAATTAACTGAAGGCGATTTCATTGTTATAAGATGGTATTTCCGCTTTGCGTGATTCGTGTTATATCACTATAATTAATTTAATCTCCTGTAATCTGTGGACGGGATATTGTCTAGTCTTTCCAACATGAGAATTTAAATACCCTAATACGTATGAAAAATACTATCAGACAAGTGGATCATGTCTTCTAAGCATAGGAGAGAGAAATAAAACCGATCATGTTTCGCAGTAAAATAAAGTCATATGTTGGGGACTACCAGGAGGTCTTAAGATTCTCATGTCAAGGTTAAGAGTGGGTTCACTAATCACTACTGTATTTTGTTATCAGTCAAATTTTGGTCACAGCAGAAATCACTGAAATTTTGGTGGCTTCTTTTTCCCGGTCAACCCCGAAgtttttgtttgtatttgacCAAAATTCAACCGGAAAATGCCGAAATTtcacaaacaaataaattatGTTTAATTTTCCCTTATCAAATGTCACCGATACTTTTTTTGGTCAGAAATACAATTTAGTGAAAATGGTGAACCCAATATTACCTGGTGaatttcgcaaaaaaaatattagctGGTGAAAATACTGGTTTTCTGAAATGTGTATAACTCACCGGTATGTAATTATCAAGGGCCCACTTGTATGTAAGATTGAGGACTTGAGGTGGCTCGGAAGTCAGAACTAGAAGATGCAAGAAATTACTACTGTTAGAATTGTTGTACACCCTTCACGTGCATGATTGCTGTGTGCTGAGTTTGTTTTTGTTCCTGTCCAAGCAGAATACCCTCAATGGAGGCATTCACAATCATCTGTGGTCCCAGTCCCCAAACCTCGGTGCAAGGCTTCCTGCGGTCTCCACAACAATCGACTCTCAGTCGTCAATCTATGGTATCACCTCACATAAACCCTCATCCACAGTTTTCAGTTCATAAAAGTGCGGTTACAATAAAAATTCAGTTCTTTCTGGCATGATTTTTTCATTACTACACTGCACACTGAATCACATGTAGTTTAGATTTTCGGCAGATGGAGATTTGAGCAATTACCCATCGACAAATATCGGTGTAATTAAGATCCAAATTGGACCTTTTTTctccagaaaagaaaatttgacTCAATTCTGAATTTTACAACAAAATTTCAGTTCTTGTACTGGTCTTGCTCATGCTCTGTTCAATCTttttgcagcagcagcaagtcCCACGTCAGCGACTAATCTAAGTATGAAAGAGAACCAAGGTTTCGGAGGCACCAGTGGTTCAGACTCCGACAGCGAATCGATGTTTGACATGGAGGGTGGCCTGTGCGACCAGAGCACAAACCCAACTGACGTGAAGAGGATGAGACGGTATACCAAGAAACATGAAACAATTATGTAGCACTTAGTGTTCATCTTTGCAGATAAGTGTTGAACGATTGTTTTGAAATCACAGGATGGTGTCCAACCGGGAGTCGGCTCGTCGATCAAGGAAGAGGAAGCAAGCTCACTTAGTTGAGCTCGAGACACAGGTAATGAAACGCTGCAGCGTGTAATCCACACTTGCATTGAGTTCAGCTGAAGTTTGTGAAAACAGGAAGGGTATATCTGCAGTCGTCAAATACTATCGCTATTTGTACCGAATATCCCAGCACAATTTCTCGAGTTCATTCTGACATG includes:
- the LOC100835109 gene encoding bZIP transcription factor RISBZ4, which codes for MKKCASELELEAFIRGRGAAAAAVAEQKPGHAAAAAAGTHGPFGVFSAADLAGFGFADSNTLNGGIHNHLWSQSPNLGARLPAVSTTIDSQSSIYAAASPTSATNLSMKENQGFGGTSGSDSDSESMFDMEGGLCDQSTNPTDVKRMRRMVSNRESARRSRKRKQAHLVELETQVDQLRGDNASIFKQLTDANQQFTTAVTDNRILKSDVEALRAKVKLAEKMVSQGALSCGLGHLGLSPAALVPDGLAGLDFLPGGGADDACFASLSPAEQVQGSPMQSMASLESLDHGGRMPGGGDVWGWDSNSNGALSK